The Posidoniimonas polymericola genome includes the window GGTCTCCTCGTTCAGCGGGGCCTCTGCCTGCTGATCCTCGCTCGCTACCGACTCGGCGGCCATGCTGCTGGCGACCGCGGCGGCGATCGACCTGGCAGTGGCGTCGTCGGCCCGTTCCCTGTTGCTGCCGCCGCCGAGGTAGGCGGCGCCGAGCAGCTCGCGGCGCAGGTCGGCCTCGTGGACCATGGCGGTCCCGCCGGCGGTGGCCTGGCCGACCGATGGCGGGGCGACGGCCGCCTCGTCCAGCGGAGCGACCCCCGCCGGCGACAGCACGCTGCCCGCCCGGGCGGTGCGGCTGCGTCCCAGCACCACCGGGTCGGCGGGGCCCTCGGGACGCGGGGCCAGGTTCTTGGATTCAGTCGGTGGGGTGGCCTGCGGCGCCGGGCTCGGTTCACGCGAGGCGACCCGCGGCTGCTGGCCCGTTTCACCGTTCGACTGCACACGCAGGTCGCGGATGATGCGTGACCGGGCGGACCCGGTGTCGGCGGTCGTCTGGCGACTCTCCGCGGTGTGACGCAGGTGCGCCGAAGTCGGTCGGCGGTTCGCCTGCCCTTCGGTGGTCGAACCCGCGAACATGTCGCCCGGCAGCAGGTCGCTCGGGTTGAGCCGCGGCATCCGGCTGGCAAAGCGCGACCGGCCCGTGTCGGGCTCGGCTGACCCCGCCCGGCGATTCGCGGCCGAGGCCTCGATCGCGGCGCGGGGGTCTTGCTGCTCTTGGTCGTCGCTGCCCCAGCCCAGCCGCAGCGAAGCAAGCCGCTGCGCGAACGAAGGCTTCGAGTCTTCCTGGGCCAGCGCGGAAGGCGCGGAGCTCAGGGTGATGGCTATCAGGAGAGCGAGGGGGGTGATGTGCCGCATTTTCGGTCGCATCCTTGCGTTGCATTCGCCGCGTATCCGGCGGCTGCTAGCGTTCCCCCCACAGGTGCTCGCAGCCGCAGCGTGACGGTACATTCCGCCCGCTATCCACGGAGTATCGACGCCGGCGTCCTTGCCGGTTAACCAAACCTGGGATTTTTTTCCGGTTATCCCGAGTCGGCATCGCAGGCAAGGTGCGCAGCCGCCTACTGTCGACTGCGTTGCTAGCACTCAACCCACAGGCCTCGGCAACGCTCGCCTAGTGGCTGCAGATACTCGCCTCGCTCGACGTAACGATCTCGAACCCGAGGTCCTTGATCATTGCGTAGTCGGCGTCAGGCGCCTGGCCCTTGGTAGTCAGGTAATCGCCGACGAAGATCGAGTTTGCCGCGTAAAGCCCCAGCGGCTGCAGACTCCGCAGGTGCAGCTCGCGGCCGCCGGCAATACGGATCTCGCGGTCGGGGCAGACCAGGCGGAACATCGCCAGGGTCTTCAGGCAGTACTGCGGCGTGACGTGCTCGGGGACCTCCAGCTCGACCCCCTCGATCGGAATCAGGAAGTTGACCGGGATCGAGTGCACGCCGAGCTCACGCAGCTCAATCGCCATCCCGACCAGGTCCTCGTTCGACTCGCCCATGCCGACGATGCCGCCAGAGCACATCTCGAGGCCCGCCTCGCGGACCGCCTTGAGCGTGTCGACGCGGTCGGCGAACGTGTGCGTGGTGCAGATCTTGTCGTAGTGCTCCTCGCCCGTGTTCAGGTTGTGGTTCACCCGGTCGACGCCGCAAGCCTTGAGCCGCTGGGCCTGCTCGTCGGT containing:
- the bioB gene encoding biotin synthase BioB, with the translated sequence MSETLDCPSTNGTIEGGRWQSFADQVLAGNPLTAEQAAEVLTCPDSELLSLLDAAYRVRRHYFGNQVQLYLLMNAKSGLCPEDCSYCSQSKESEAEIPKYNILNREKLLDGARVAKERDARTYCIVISARGPNEREMKAVETIVPEIKEKYGLHICACLGLLTDEQAQRLKACGVDRVNHNLNTGEEHYDKICTTHTFADRVDTLKAVREAGLEMCSGGIVGMGESNEDLVGMAIELRELGVHSIPVNFLIPIEGVELEVPEHVTPQYCLKTLAMFRLVCPDREIRIAGGRELHLRSLQPLGLYAANSIFVGDYLTTKGQAPDADYAMIKDLGFEIVTSSEASICSH